In the Paenibacillus sp. FSL H7-0357 genome, one interval contains:
- a CDS encoding polysaccharide deacetylase family protein — translation MQTLLLWLFYISTFYAFIPGMISRIFGYRVFRKGIGRSEFALTFDDGPDPHYTPLLLDLLKRYDAKATFFVVGAHAEENPELIKRMHDEGHLIGIHNYVHKSNWVMRPATVRRQIQRTDDIIFSITGERSTYYRPPWGIVNLFDFSKRRQVQIVLWSAMFGDWKEKLGADRLTEKLIDKLNPGEVMLLHDCGTTLGADPKAPEHMLVALERMLEEARLRGLRSIRIDQMIKTVQNSPIQRISYGKRLIVGLWLAWEQVFQFLFRLKTISPADPFLHYRLRKYQGGPVQMEGGEVLNKGDKVIELHIDNRQLFEIGLNSRSSAQLAIRMIRRMEKDLPVLAEQIAGDVDLAEAKALYGVSMLNRGPEKFGFMVLDLPNGWFARSSKFYLSLLLSVIHPSGGERLKVRSEALIPKMILMPISQLLDQMNQQRPQKQANPRECIREEELTLEAELPGATVMH, via the coding sequence ATGCAGACTTTGCTGCTCTGGTTATTTTACATCTCGACCTTTTATGCGTTCATTCCTGGAATGATCAGCCGGATCTTCGGTTACCGCGTATTCCGTAAAGGGATTGGGCGCTCCGAATTTGCACTGACCTTTGATGATGGTCCCGATCCGCACTATACACCACTTTTACTGGATCTGCTTAAACGTTATGATGCCAAGGCGACTTTCTTTGTAGTCGGGGCGCATGCCGAAGAGAATCCGGAACTTATTAAGCGTATGCATGATGAGGGACATCTTATCGGCATTCATAATTATGTGCACAAGAGCAACTGGGTGATGCGTCCCGCTACTGTCAGGCGGCAGATTCAACGCACGGATGATATTATTTTCAGTATTACCGGGGAGCGGAGCACCTATTACCGTCCGCCGTGGGGGATAGTCAATCTGTTCGACTTCTCCAAACGCCGCCAGGTTCAAATTGTGCTCTGGTCGGCTATGTTCGGCGACTGGAAAGAGAAGCTTGGCGCAGACCGGCTGACCGAGAAGCTGATCGACAAGCTGAACCCGGGCGAAGTGATGCTGCTCCATGATTGCGGGACAACACTCGGTGCAGATCCGAAAGCGCCGGAGCATATGCTGGTTGCCCTGGAACGGATGCTCGAGGAAGCGCGGCTTCGGGGCTTGCGCAGCATCCGGATCGACCAGATGATCAAGACTGTGCAGAACTCGCCGATTCAGCGGATCTCCTACGGCAAACGGCTGATTGTCGGCCTGTGGCTGGCCTGGGAGCAAGTCTTCCAGTTCCTTTTCCGCTTAAAGACGATCTCACCGGCTGACCCGTTCCTCCATTACCGGCTGCGCAAATATCAAGGCGGCCCCGTGCAGATGGAAGGCGGCGAGGTCTTGAACAAAGGCGATAAGGTCATTGAGCTGCATATCGACAACCGGCAGCTGTTCGAGATTGGCCTGAATTCCCGCTCTTCGGCACAGCTTGCAATCCGCATGATCCGCAGGATGGAAAAGGATCTGCCGGTGCTTGCGGAGCAAATTGCCGGCGATGTGGATTTGGCCGAGGCCAAGGCGCTGTACGGTGTCAGCATGCTCAACCGCGGGCCGGAAAAATTCGGCTTCATGGTCCTGGATCTGCCGAACGGCTGGTTTGCCCGTTCCTCCAAGTTTTATTTAAGTCTTCTGCTTAGTGTTATTCATCCCTCAGGCGGTGAGAGGCTGAAAGTCCGCAGCGAGGCTCTGATCCCCAAGATGATTCTGATGCCCATTTCACAGCTCTTGGATCAGATGAATCAGCAGCGCCCGCAGAAACAAGCGAACCCGCGTGAGTGTATTCGCGAAGAAGAGTTGACCCTGGAAGCTGAACTGCCGGGAGCGACGGTTATGCATTGA
- a CDS encoding methyltransferase domain-containing protein, translating to MKERNSTYNIGNVALGFEEEVERLKVQTMMGWDKEFRNLQWYGLQDGMSVLELGSGPSFVTEQLVHSLPESEITALEIDQKLLAEAKNRLHHIPSSKLRFVHSSVYDTGLPDHSYDFAIARLLFLHLHNPVEAAREIYRVLKPGGKLVIIDIDDGIFGAVSPDVDLLPSVIKKLADHQAAKGGNRYIGRGLPRLLAQAGYSDLDMDTVIQHSDLHGMEGFKRQFDINRFRVFYNKGIINEEEYEQLQQASENFNNSPEAYAMMTFVMACGKKPEDR from the coding sequence ATGAAAGAGCGTAATTCTACTTACAATATTGGCAATGTTGCTCTAGGTTTTGAAGAAGAGGTTGAGCGGCTGAAAGTACAAACAATGATGGGGTGGGATAAAGAGTTTCGTAACTTACAATGGTATGGATTGCAGGATGGAATGAGCGTGTTAGAACTTGGAAGTGGTCCCAGTTTCGTTACCGAACAATTGGTTCATAGTTTGCCGGAAAGTGAGATTACAGCTTTGGAAATTGATCAAAAGCTACTGGCTGAAGCTAAAAACCGGTTACATCATATCCCTTCGTCCAAACTGCGGTTTGTACATTCTTCTGTTTATGACACCGGGCTCCCTGATCATTCCTATGATTTTGCTATTGCAAGGTTACTGTTTCTTCATTTGCATAATCCGGTGGAGGCTGCAAGAGAAATTTATCGTGTACTAAAGCCTGGGGGGAAGCTTGTCATTATCGATATTGATGACGGGATTTTTGGAGCGGTTAGCCCGGATGTGGATTTACTGCCTTCTGTGATAAAGAAGCTAGCGGATCATCAAGCTGCAAAAGGGGGCAATCGGTATATCGGCAGGGGGCTGCCACGACTCTTAGCACAGGCAGGTTATAGCGATTTAGATATGGATACTGTTATCCAGCATAGTGATCTTCATGGAATGGAAGGTTTTAAACGGCAGTTTGATATTAACCGGTTTAGGGTTTTTTACAATAAGGGAATTATCAATGAAGAAGAATATGAACAATTACAACAAGCCTCTGAGAATTTTAATAATTCCCCTGAAGCCTATGCGATGATGACCTTTGTGATGGCATGTGGTAAAAAACCAGAGGACCGCTGA
- a CDS encoding pectate lyase family protein, which produces MGIQPLDASGQADGDKIFTGASIIAFPGAEGGGAYTSGGRGGDVYIVTTLKDYAVNDKPIEGSLRYGIVSTPKEGRTIVFHVSGTVELKSTLRLNNIKNLSIAGQTAPGNGITIAGWDTDISNSENIILRYISFRPGATNVFSGSDSMDALWGRDNNYFLIDHCSFSWNTDETLSLYRGENGTIQWSMISESLTLSGHTKGRHGYGGISGGDKTTFHHNLYANHTSRNPRLGGGYAGAADAEHVAVVQFSNNVIYNWGFNGTYGGGFTFTNFMNNIEIAGPGTRDNVTQRVIDAGESKKLGGFYIAGNRISGELTGLLNESSDTVKFSGDNSGDQMTNLVSKPYLSADSTGVNHGTTNKAFDDYVNSGVKPANQPLLRSILQQAGATYPRRGAIDARIVAEVEQGSGRYINTEHEVGGYLSAFGVVEEQREDQFDTNQNGIDDKWEKKNNIWGIKDAYKTITESGYTWLELYTNGLADMDHVAENPEASLMAPGNNTQFALGKEIEVKIKASSKFGHKIKKVAVYNGSKYLGDAVKKGNTYTYSIKGLEDASHYISARVTDTKGNETQTTAVNIYVNTSSSALAGKGWTSKDIGKPDIKGSGSMTGDVITVKGNGKLGSSEGSLERSDANNAAKDDFHFVYKEMNGDMAVTAKLEKIGDVDNHAFTGLMIRDDLKEDSAATALGLSWVKLFKATAWSAYLTGRNLKGGEFDVLTETLDSPSAAEKAGIQLLPDIPFKINGVEQGYWLKLGRQGDTFYAYGSIDGNKWTPIGKRTIVMQGSVYVGFAVDSNDVANVIEQLNYAKFSNITVENKFAPIGD; this is translated from the coding sequence TTGGGAATCCAGCCTCTTGATGCCTCAGGACAGGCAGATGGAGACAAGATTTTTACAGGTGCCTCAATTATAGCCTTTCCGGGCGCGGAAGGTGGAGGCGCCTATACCAGCGGTGGCCGGGGAGGCGATGTATATATCGTAACCACCCTCAAAGATTACGCTGTCAATGACAAACCGATTGAAGGGTCTCTTCGGTATGGGATTGTATCTACACCTAAAGAGGGGCGTACGATTGTTTTTCATGTTTCCGGAACGGTTGAACTGAAAAGTACCCTGCGGCTCAACAATATCAAAAACCTGTCCATCGCCGGGCAAACCGCCCCAGGCAACGGAATCACGATTGCAGGTTGGGATACCGATATCAGCAATTCGGAAAACATCATTCTTCGCTATATCTCTTTCCGTCCGGGTGCCACCAATGTATTTAGCGGCAGCGATTCAATGGATGCGCTTTGGGGCAGGGACAACAACTACTTCCTTATTGACCATTGTTCCTTCAGCTGGAACACGGATGAAACCTTATCGTTATACAGAGGCGAAAACGGTACAATCCAGTGGTCCATGATTTCGGAAAGTCTGACTCTGTCCGGGCATACCAAAGGAAGACATGGCTATGGCGGTATTTCAGGCGGAGATAAAACAACGTTCCATCACAATCTGTACGCGAACCACACCTCGCGCAACCCAAGGCTGGGCGGCGGTTATGCAGGTGCTGCGGATGCAGAGCATGTCGCAGTTGTTCAGTTCTCCAACAACGTAATTTATAATTGGGGCTTTAATGGAACTTATGGCGGGGGTTTTACCTTCACTAATTTTATGAACAATATCGAAATTGCCGGTCCAGGTACAAGAGATAACGTGACTCAAAGGGTTATTGATGCCGGGGAATCCAAGAAGCTTGGCGGCTTCTACATCGCGGGGAACCGAATCAGCGGGGAGCTTACTGGTTTGCTGAATGAATCCTCTGATACTGTGAAATTTTCCGGTGACAACAGCGGTGATCAAATGACGAACTTAGTAAGCAAGCCGTATCTTTCGGCGGACAGTACGGGGGTAAATCACGGTACTACCAATAAAGCATTTGATGATTACGTTAATTCCGGTGTAAAACCTGCTAACCAACCGTTACTAAGAAGCATTCTGCAACAAGCGGGAGCTACCTACCCGCGTCGCGGCGCTATCGACGCAAGAATTGTTGCGGAAGTAGAGCAAGGCTCGGGAAGATATATCAACACGGAACATGAGGTTGGGGGATACCTCTCGGCCTTTGGTGTCGTAGAAGAACAGAGAGAGGATCAATTTGACACCAATCAAAACGGCATAGACGACAAGTGGGAAAAGAAGAATAATATCTGGGGCATCAAGGATGCCTATAAAACAATTACAGAAAGCGGTTATACATGGCTTGAACTTTATACTAACGGTCTTGCCGATATGGACCATGTTGCCGAAAATCCCGAAGCCAGCCTCATGGCACCAGGGAACAATACCCAATTTGCTTTAGGGAAAGAGATCGAAGTTAAAATCAAAGCCTCTTCCAAATTCGGACATAAAATAAAGAAAGTTGCTGTATACAATGGATCTAAATATCTTGGAGATGCAGTGAAGAAAGGCAACACTTACACCTATTCGATCAAGGGACTAGAGGATGCTTCCCACTATATCTCTGCAAGAGTCACGGATACCAAAGGAAATGAGACACAAACCACTGCCGTCAACATCTATGTCAATACCTCCTCCTCTGCTTTGGCTGGCAAGGGCTGGACCTCCAAAGATATCGGCAAGCCGGACATTAAAGGTTCCGGAAGCATGACCGGCGATGTGATTACTGTTAAAGGAAACGGAAAGCTTGGAAGTAGCGAAGGCAGCCTTGAACGATCAGATGCGAACAATGCGGCCAAAGACGACTTTCATTTTGTGTATAAAGAAATGAACGGAGATATGGCGGTTACCGCGAAGCTGGAGAAGATTGGAGACGTTGACAACCATGCCTTCACAGGACTGATGATCCGCGATGACTTGAAAGAAGACAGTGCTGCTACGGCCCTAGGCCTCTCCTGGGTGAAGTTATTTAAAGCTACCGCCTGGTCAGCTTATCTGACGGGAAGAAACCTTAAGGGCGGAGAATTTGATGTATTGACCGAAACTTTAGACAGCCCTTCTGCTGCCGAAAAAGCCGGGATTCAACTACTTCCGGATATTCCGTTCAAGATTAATGGTGTGGAGCAAGGCTATTGGCTTAAACTTGGCCGTCAGGGAGATACTTTCTATGCTTATGGATCTATAGACGGAAATAAATGGACGCCGATCGGCAAGCGGACAATCGTTATGCAAGGTTCGGTATATGTCGGATTTGCTGTTGACAGCAATGATGTTGCAAATGTGATTGAGCAACTAAACTATGCAAAGTTCTCCAATATTACTGTAGAGAATAAATTTGCCCCTATTGGCGACTAG